In the genome of Dromiciops gliroides isolate mDroGli1 chromosome 1, mDroGli1.pri, whole genome shotgun sequence, the window actttgaagacaaagccCACAGCCCCGTTAGCCAGAGAGGCTCCCAGAGGGAGGTATTAAATATTTGATGGGACGCTCTTGCTTCACTGATTCCAGTGACCTTAGTGGCATTTCAGAAAGGTTGTGAGGGTACTGGGCTGAATTAATCTGTTCATTTACAGGCTAAGAACGCAGAGAGCAGACCATGAACACACAGCTGAGCTTCTCTGAACAGCCACTGTAGAATTCCATGTCAATAAACAGGCCAGCACTGATAGCAATGGTGTCAACTATGGCCAGCAGAGAACTGAACAACAAGGGAGTTCTGGGATTCTGTATCCTTGGTCAGACACATCCTCACATTGTGGCCCTGAGGTCCTAACTTCCAGATGCACTGATATCACAGCCTGCAAACTGCCCCCCCCACCCTTACAAACTTGCTTTACACTGACACGTTAATTAACTGCGGCATGGTTCTCCCTGGAGCCATCCCATTACCACACAAGCTTTCATAGCCTGACCTCAAGATCACCATCCCAGAGAGCCATTTGCAGCCATATGACACAAAGAACTCCTTGAAAAAATAGATCAACACACCACTGCACTACCAAGCCAAGTGATGGGCCACTGCTGCAATCTGGGAAAATGTGTTACTGCATTAATGTCAGACCTCTGCAATAATCAGCTGCTGCATCATAGCATTTGGAGAAGTGTTGTGCAATAACACGACACAACCCACTGTCCCAGCGGTCCTCCCATATGTCATAGAACCTGAACCTAGGAAGCTGAAACTAACCCATTTGGTTTAGCTTAAATGAAGCCATTAGGACTCTCAAGACAAAGCCTACTCTCAAACCACTCTATACGGTTTATTCAAGCTCCGGTGAATACACTCCCAGGCAGGATGCTATCAGATGACTGCATTGCAACCTTCTCCTGACTGTAGCAGCATCCTATCTCACTACTGCACCAGTGAGAGTTTTGTCTGAATCAAACTCAAAGGATTGAAAAAAAGAccccaataaacattttaaaaagaaagctgaaggatcgctggggggggggggcggggagttaGTTGAGTTGCTCATCTCTCCCCCGGCACCTCACTCTCATCTTTTGTCCCCCACTGCACCCTGCTAATGCTGGAAGTgcattttcaaaagaaagaaacctttctGACTGGTACTCCTGATCAGAGACTTGAGGATGATTGAGGCGACCTCTCAAGGGCCTTTCCAAGCCCGGTTTGGATTCAGTGTTGCCACATGCCGCTTCAAAACCACTGACCTAACTGCAGTCCCAATGGGAAGTCCAAAATGCCGACTGCAGAACTCAGCAGTTCATTCAATACTTCACTATATACAGACCCTCCATCATTTCTTGACAGTTTCCAAGCCTAGGCTTCTGGCTTCCCCTTAGGTTACCCTATAAGTGTCACCACAGCCCCCTTCACCGCTATAGTACCCACTTATTGCCACCTCCCTTCAGAGCCCACATTCCTGGGTACTCGTGCAGACTtcccacttcccttctctctccctagcTGAATTTGGCCTGGCTATCCATGCCTTTCAGTGCTCATTGCCATCTGAGACTGCGACGACAAATTCTAACTCGGTCTAAGTTGCTGTTTGCCCTTGACTCTTTTCCCTtgacctgccccccccacacacacacacacttagtttCCAAGCTGATTCAAACTCTCGTGTCACGATAGCGTGGGGTGGGCGGGCAGGGCAGAAGGACTGGAACCCCTTCCTCCAGCTGAGTTTACTCCGCCCTGCCCAGGACGGCGCCTCAGAACCTAAGTCCCCCACAGTCCAGCAACAAAGGCTCCAACCGCAGACCCCTTTCCCGCGGGGGCCCCCCGTCTCTCGGCTTTTCCGGGCATACTCCGAGCCCCAGAGTCCCGCTTCCAGGGCTGGCACTCATACTGAAGGCTCCCAGTACCAATTGAGGGGCATCGGTGCCCTTAAACGAAGTGGACAGGAGCGGCAACTCCACTGAGAGTCGAGTTCTTTGTGCCAGCTCACAGCCTAGCAGTGGACAGCGCAGATGGTGCTGAATCTGTCTGGGAAGGGACGTAGCCGAGGGTAGAGAAAGGGACGAGAGGAACTGCGGGTCAGGGGCGGGAAGTAAGCACGGCGAGCGAACGCGATGAGTAAGAGAGGGGACAGCTGGCCAAAGAGTGGCAGACGTCGAGCCCAGGTCAGGAAGGGAGATGAGGGTGGTCAAGGGGCCAGAGAGAGGCTCTTTGGCGTTTCCCGGTCGCCCGACTCTCCCCAGAAGTCGCAGAGACAGAGCTAGCCGGTTGCCATCGTCTCTGCCCCGCAAGATGCCCAGCCTGCCCGACCCCCCGACCCCCGCTCGGCGAGTTGCTGGCGACGGCCGgccaggtgaccctgggcaggaggtgggggcgggggaagaaGCTGCCCCCGGGGCTGAGGGCGGAGTGCCGGGCGCGGCCCTTACCTGGCCGAAGGCGGAACTGAGCATGGGGCGCAGCTGGTGGAGGAACGGGTCTGCCTCAGGCACCGCGGCTCCGGCTCGGGCTCCGGACGCCCGCAGGGACTCCCGGGAGCGCTGCCGGAGGCCAAGCGCCGGGGACAGTCCCCGTTCCTCCCCATCCCGCCCGAGGGGCTgcagcggcggcagcggcggtgACTCGCGGCAGCCCGGGGCCGGGGGGCGCCGCCAGCTCCCCCGAGCCCCGTCCTCCCGCGGCCCCGGCCGGCACAGGGGCCTCCGCGAGCTGGGGTccccgggcggcggcggcggcggcgtccCGGGGCAGCCGGGCTGCGAGCGCAGGGGGCGGCGGCCGTGCGGCCCCAGCTCCCGGACCGGGCCCTGGCGGGGCTCCGCACCCGCCGCCGCCACCGAGCGCTGGGGAGCCCGGCTGCCCccgcccgccgccgccgccttcAGCAGCGACGTTTTGGACTCGCTCTTGGCAATGGACGAGCTCATCGCGGCGGTCCCGGCGCTCGCATGGcccggcgggggcgggggcggcgcGGCGCGGACCCCCCGCAGGCGGAGCCCGGGGCGCCCGGCGGGAGCCAAGCCAGAGGACGCGCTGGAGGCGGGCGCAGTCCCCCAGCCGCTTAAATGcggccccgccgccgccgccaccgccgccgccgcccatGTGACAGCGCAGCCTCTGCGCCCCGAGCCCCGGGCTCCCAGCTAGCCGAGCCCAGCCTGAGGCTGGGGGGccggggagggggtggagggaggggccTGGGGTCGGAGGCGGCTCCCCCTcggccccccgcccccgcccctcaCCCCCGCCCGCCCAGGTGGCCCCGCCCCACCCACCGAGGGGTGGGCACCTGCCTTGGGGCTGTCCCTGCAGGTGGGGCGGGCTCTTCGACTGCCCGCGAGGCCAGCCCAAGAGGGATAGTCTGCGGGGGTCAGGGACCCTGACTCGGGCCAGAGAAAGGCCCTGGTAGGGCTTCCTCTGCCGCATCCCCGGCAGCGGACATCTGTGgcactcccccccacacacacacttccctgCCTTGTCTCCGCTCTGCACCTGAACCCTCAGAGCCGCCTGAAAACGCAGCCGTCTATAAGAGTCACGGGTCCGCACCAACTTTTAGACCCAAGCTTAGCAGGTATTGagatttgggagtcagaagacctggattctaattccACTTCTACTACCTATTATTTGAATTTCACCTCTGTGACCTCCGGCCAGTGCCTTGACATCTCTGGGTCTGtatcttcacttgtaaaattcaAGCAAGGATAGGACTAATTAGATGATTTCCAAACTCTCAATCATATGATCCTGTGTGCGGGGACTTAGCAGGGTGTCAGTGGAAAGTCAGGAGCCTTGTGGGTGGCCCTCGGCTCTAcctctgctgtgtgaccttgggcaaatcggtTCACTTCTATAAGCTTTCACAagtaaggaaaccgaggccccaaaagggtaaatgacttgcccaaggtcacatatatcCTCCGATTCAAAATAAAGGGGGCTGATCGGAAAAGTCTAAGgaacctttttttgtttggttggtttttgtttttgtttttatttttttgtctaagGAATCttcttgatatatattttgccactggacccagatggctctggaggtgagagtgaggctggtgactttgcacaaccctccctcacttaaatccaattcactgcaagtcatgacatcaccctcccTCCCTATGTTTCGGTGCTCtactagaatgaaggacaaacaacaaggaaCCTTCCAGAGGTAACATTCTAGTTTATTCTAAGAATTCAGCTCAGTTGAATGCACACTGACCTAGGAAACGTGCTACCTATAGGGCCAAATGAGCAGGGAGGTGTGGGAAATTGTTCCACAACTCACGATCCCCTTCTGTTGTAAGGGATTGAATTGCATGTCATAGCAATTCAATCCCTCtcaagagaaaggagggaagcagACTGTAGATCAGCTGCCCTGGTCATTGGTTGTTATGTTTGTTCCAATAGGCAGGGTGGACAGAGTCCATTCACCCCAAGGGAGGGATGGAGTTAATCCATGTGTCCTGGATGCAGCAGCTCCCATTATAATTGGAGTCTGTCAGGATTAGCAGCAAATGTATATTCTACACAAAATAGCTTGGTCAAGTCCCTCGGGAGTTTGGGATGGGTTAATCGggtgtttttttgctttgttttgttttgttttgtttttagtgaggcatttggggttaagtgacttgctcagggtcacacagctagtaagtgttaagtgtctgaggccggatttgaactcaggtcctcctgactccagggctggtgctct includes:
- the LOC122755448 gene encoding LOW QUALITY PROTEIN: calcium-binding protein 1-like (The sequence of the model RefSeq protein was modified relative to this genomic sequence to represent the inferred CDS: deleted 1 base in 1 codon); translated protein: MGGGGGGGGGGAAFKRLGDCARLQRVLWLGSRRAPRAPPAGGPRRAAPPPPGHASAGTAAMSSSIAKSESKTSLLKAAAAGGGSRAPQRSVAAAGAEPRQGPVRELGPHGRRPLRSQPGCPGTPPPPPPGDPSSRRPLCRPGPREDGARGSWRRPPAPGCRESPPLPPLQPLGRDGEERGLSPALGLRQRSRESLRASGARAGAAVPEADPFLHQLRPMLSSAFGQDRELRPEEIEELREAFKEFDKDKDGYINCRDLGNCMRTMGYMPTEMELIELSQQINMNLGGHVDFDDFVELMGPKLLAETADMIGVKELRDAFREFDTNGDGEISTNELREAMRKLLGHQVGHRDIEEIIRDVDLNGDGRVDFEEFVRMMSR